From the Natrarchaeobaculum aegyptiacum genome, one window contains:
- the tnpA gene encoding IS200/IS605 family transposase, giving the protein MGEKRSNHTVYNVNYHFVWCPKYRHVILESIEDSLDECFQKVCDEYGYDLQSLHISPDHVHVFLSAHPKHAPSRIVRTIKSITAREMWGQHEPFLEQYLWGGGFWEQSYYVGTAGTVSSETIEQYIERTEHV; this is encoded by the coding sequence ATGGGGGAGAAACGGTCAAATCACACGGTGTATAACGTCAACTATCACTTCGTGTGGTGTCCGAAGTACCGCCACGTGATACTGGAGTCAATCGAGGATTCGTTGGACGAGTGTTTCCAGAAAGTATGCGATGAGTACGGTTATGACCTACAATCGTTGCATATCTCTCCTGACCACGTACACGTGTTCCTGTCCGCGCATCCGAAACACGCGCCGAGCAGGATTGTACGGACGATTAAGAGCATCACAGCGCGAGAGATGTGGGGGCAACACGAACCGTTTCTGGAACAGTATTTGTGGGGTGGTGGATTCTGGGAGCAGTCATACTATGTCGGGACGGCAGGCACAGTGTCGAGCGAGACGATTGAACAGTATATTGAGCGAACGGAACACGTTTAG
- the mvk gene encoding mevalonate kinase codes for MAISSAPGKVYLFGEHAVVYGEPAVPCAIERRARVEVSRREDGKLSVHSDDLTLDGFTVEYGVSPDERPDIDVSESLVTAAMGYVDGAIEQVRDVTGNDDVGFDVTIDSDIPLGAGLGSSAAVVVAAIDAATRELGTTLSTEELADRAYRTEHEVQDGQASRADTFCSATGGAVRVEGEDCRSIEAPDLPIVIGFDGGAGDTGQLVAGVRNLREEYDFAADTVAAIGDVVRNGEEALSAGDLEEIGRLMNFNHGLLSALGVSSRSLDTMVWAARDAGAMGAKLTGAGGGGCIVALDPTPETETALSFTPGCEDAFRAALTEEGVKRIE; via the coding sequence ATGGCTATCTCGAGCGCTCCCGGGAAGGTCTATCTGTTCGGGGAGCACGCGGTGGTATACGGCGAGCCGGCGGTGCCGTGTGCGATCGAGCGGCGGGCACGGGTCGAGGTTAGCCGTCGCGAGGACGGCAAACTCAGCGTTCACTCCGACGATCTCACGCTGGACGGCTTTACCGTCGAGTACGGCGTGAGCCCTGACGAGCGACCGGACATCGACGTCTCGGAGTCACTCGTCACGGCGGCAATGGGGTACGTCGACGGTGCGATCGAACAGGTCCGGGACGTGACCGGAAACGACGACGTCGGCTTCGACGTCACGATCGACAGCGACATTCCGCTGGGGGCAGGGTTGGGTTCCTCCGCGGCGGTCGTCGTCGCGGCGATCGACGCGGCGACGCGCGAACTCGGGACCACGCTTTCGACCGAGGAACTCGCCGACCGCGCCTACCGGACGGAACACGAGGTTCAGGACGGGCAGGCGTCGCGAGCCGACACGTTCTGCTCGGCGACCGGCGGCGCGGTCCGCGTCGAGGGTGAGGACTGTCGATCGATCGAGGCACCCGACCTGCCGATCGTGATCGGGTTCGACGGGGGTGCCGGTGACACCGGCCAGCTGGTCGCCGGCGTCAGGAACCTGCGCGAGGAGTACGACTTCGCGGCCGATACGGTCGCGGCGATCGGCGACGTCGTCAGGAACGGCGAAGAGGCCCTCTCGGCGGGTGATCTCGAGGAGATCGGCCGGCTGATGAACTTCAACCACGGGCTGTTGTCTGCGCTCGGCGTCTCCTCACGGTCGCTCGATACGATGGTCTGGGCGGCCCGTGACGCCGGGGCGATGGGGGCGAAACTGACGGGCGCGGGTGGCGGCGGCTGTATCGTCGCTCTCGATCCGACGCCCGAAACCGAGACGGCGCTGTCGTTCACGCCGGGCTGTGAGGACGCCTTCCGCGCCGCGCTCACCGAGGAAGGGGTGAAACGGATCGAATGA
- a CDS encoding ribbon-helix-helix domain-containing protein, translating to MSEAATNDGDDEIVTVNFKVTRSFLNEIEDTWQGRGFNSRSEFIRYTLRDAVEHPAFDRDELVALLKAEEDVREERTMSAEEARERFGTSDTNE from the coding sequence ATGTCCGAAGCGGCCACAAACGACGGCGACGACGAGATCGTCACGGTAAACTTCAAAGTCACACGGTCGTTTCTCAACGAGATCGAAGACACGTGGCAAGGACGAGGATTCAACAGTCGGAGCGAATTTATTCGGTATACCTTACGTGATGCCGTTGAACACCCTGCGTTCGACCGTGATGAACTCGTTGCGCTCCTCAAAGCTGAAGAGGACGTTCGTGAAGAACGGACGATGAGCGCCGAAGAAGCACGCGAACGATTCGGCACTAGCGACACGAATGAGTGA
- a CDS encoding RNA-guided endonuclease TnpB family protein produces MTGASLVKTLDFQLDIQSDNESLLKDATLEARWVYNETIRLAKEGVDWDDISPRLEDEADLIKNTTQRIVAKALEAMENYYDYDDYNIPSHTKDGAYPLRANYEEGYNLSLTDDGEVAFRISAKPYNHVKGILKGSDAHLDVLKNALTSDEWKVTTSEALWREGEPELHVNIRNTERIVRDRQDSQTVIGVDVNEDNVALTALSEDGVEDTLVIDFPEIKFERHRYFTMRKRVQNVGKDSIHDTLEGREERFVRDRLHKVSRHIVEWSRQFEKPCIVFEDLKEMRDSIDYGTRMNRRLHHLPFRALQFYTSYKASFEGIPSDSIDPYKTSQRCPLCGHAERANRRKKRFKCKDCGHQDHSDRGASVNIAVKGIEKYMDWNVPALNSLPVVRKVRRQASGLVDSPTVTHPTVRGYQADGQVGVSD; encoded by the coding sequence ATGACTGGGGCGTCTCTCGTGAAAACGCTGGACTTCCAACTCGACATCCAGAGTGACAACGAGAGTCTGCTCAAAGACGCCACCCTCGAAGCCCGCTGGGTGTACAACGAAACCATCCGCCTCGCCAAAGAAGGCGTGGACTGGGACGATATTTCTCCTCGCCTCGAAGACGAGGCCGACCTCATCAAGAACACGACTCAACGCATCGTCGCCAAAGCGTTGGAAGCGATGGAGAATTACTACGACTACGACGACTACAACATTCCCAGCCACACCAAAGATGGCGCGTACCCACTTCGAGCCAACTACGAAGAAGGCTACAACCTGTCGCTCACTGATGATGGTGAAGTGGCGTTTCGCATCAGCGCGAAACCCTACAACCACGTCAAAGGCATCCTCAAAGGTAGTGACGCCCACCTTGATGTGCTCAAGAACGCACTGACGAGCGACGAGTGGAAAGTCACGACCAGTGAAGCCCTGTGGCGCGAGGGAGAACCTGAACTTCACGTCAATATTCGCAACACCGAACGTATTGTTCGAGACAGGCAGGACTCTCAGACGGTTATCGGTGTCGATGTGAACGAGGACAACGTGGCCCTCACTGCACTCTCCGAGGATGGCGTCGAGGATACGTTGGTTATCGACTTCCCCGAAATCAAGTTCGAGCGCCACCGCTATTTCACGATGCGGAAGCGCGTTCAGAATGTGGGGAAGGACAGCATACACGACACGCTGGAAGGTCGTGAGGAACGGTTCGTCCGCGACCGACTCCACAAAGTGAGCCGTCATATCGTGGAGTGGAGCCGTCAGTTCGAGAAGCCGTGCATCGTCTTTGAAGACCTCAAAGAGATGCGCGACAGTATCGACTACGGCACGCGGATGAACCGACGCTTGCACCACCTCCCGTTCCGCGCCCTCCAGTTCTATACGTCGTACAAGGCGTCGTTCGAGGGAATCCCCTCAGATTCGATTGATCCGTACAAGACGAGCCAGCGGTGCCCGTTGTGTGGGCACGCTGAACGGGCGAATCGGCGGAAGAAGCGATTCAAATGTAAGGACTGTGGTCATCAAGACCACAGCGACCGTGGTGCAAGCGTCAACATCGCCGTGAAAGGCATCGAGAAGTATATGGATTGGAATGTGCCTGCTCTCAACAGCCTTCCCGTTGTTCGGAAGGTGCGACGGCAGGCATCGGGGCTTGTGGACAGCCCGACCGTGACCCACCCGACCGTTCGAGGCTATCAGGCCGATGGTCAAGTGGGAGTATCTGATTAA
- a CDS encoding DUF2080 family transposase-associated protein — translation MANRFEIDGEEVLDGEVKPFGNSAHVTVPKRWRGADVKVVRTSEPTEQDEE, via the coding sequence ATGGCGAATCGCTTTGAAATCGACGGCGAAGAAGTTCTCGACGGAGAGGTCAAACCGTTCGGGAACAGCGCCCACGTCACCGTCCCAAAACGCTGGCGTGGCGCGGACGTGAAAGTCGTTCGTACCTCAGAACCCACCGAACAAGACGAAGAATGA
- a CDS encoding type II toxin-antitoxin system RelE family toxin, whose translation MSDDGWAWELASKAQDDLAALNPTEQQRIIDKLDEIVDSPWRDPPDYGEPLQNSPRRKVRIGEFRLAVTFDQDEYRMVVARIKRRGGAYTADDD comes from the coding sequence ATGAGTGACGACGGGTGGGCGTGGGAACTTGCATCGAAAGCACAGGACGACCTCGCTGCGCTCAACCCAACTGAGCAACAGCGCATCATCGACAAACTCGACGAAATCGTCGATTCTCCGTGGCGAGACCCACCGGACTATGGCGAACCGCTCCAGAACAGTCCACGCCGTAAAGTGCGTATCGGTGAGTTCCGCCTCGCGGTCACGTTCGATCAAGACGAGTACCGAATGGTTGTTGCTCGAATCAAACGTCGTGGAGGCGCGTATACCGCTGACGACGACTGA
- a CDS encoding type II toxin-antitoxin system PemK/MazF family toxin, with translation MSEDVAIRRGDVVIVRFDPAEGHEMKKTRPAVVVQNDVGNSNASTTIVAPVTGTYRGYPFEVLVEAAESPFEKDSSIRLDQIRVVSIEQRIHSVVGCLDPETVKRIDDALKLSLGLE, from the coding sequence ATGAGCGAGGACGTGGCAATTCGCCGCGGCGATGTCGTTATCGTTCGGTTCGATCCTGCAGAAGGGCACGAAATGAAGAAAACCCGGCCTGCCGTAGTCGTTCAGAACGACGTGGGGAACAGCAATGCAAGTACAACTATCGTTGCACCCGTGACTGGAACGTACCGCGGATATCCGTTCGAGGTCCTCGTCGAAGCCGCGGAGTCGCCGTTCGAGAAGGATTCCTCGATCCGTCTCGACCAGATTCGTGTCGTTTCTATCGAACAGCGGATTCACTCCGTAGTTGGGTGTCTCGACCCGGAGACAGTGAAGCGTATCGACGACGCGCTGAAATTGAGTCTCGGCCTCGAGTAA